In the Elizabethkingia bruuniana genome, AAAAACCTTTTTTATTTTCAAATCTATAAAAGTACAATTTGAAGAGAAGTACAAACAATATAACGGAGATTACCTGATGCTGAATGTAGCCAACACACGTCAGTTTGGTAACAATGCTTATATTGCACCACATGCTGATTACAGTGATGGGCTTGTTGATATTGTATTGGTTAAAAAATTCCCGTTATGGCATTCTTTAGCATTCGCCTTCAGAATGTTTACAAAAAACCTGAAAGAAAATGAATACCTGACATACTTCCCGGTGTCGGAACTAAAATTCAGTGTGAAAAACTCCAAGGCATGGCACCTGGATGGTGAGGGAGTAGAAATAGGTTCTCCTATTGAAATAAAAGTTTTACCCCACAGCCTGAATATTCTGGTAGATTAAATAATCTAAACAGGCTGAAAGAGAATTACCTTAAATTTTCCAGTTGCTGAAATACAGGCAGCATCAGCTTACCTCTTTCCGATAGTGTATATTCTATATGCAGAGGTTTTAATTTTATAATATTTTTAACCAGCAGCCCTTCAGCTTCTAATTCTTTTAGTGCTGTAGCAATACTCTGTTTATTCGATCCTTCAATTTGTCTCAGTAAGCTGCTAAATCGTAAGGGACTTTCAGTGGCTAAGCGAAAAATTTGAGGTTTCCATTTTCCGGATAATAACTTTAAAAGCTCTTCCGCAGGACAAGATTCATTATTTTTATTACTAATATTAGTAGTCATCTTTTTTTGACTTATTGTTAATTTGAGTCAGCTGTTACAACTTTGTATTACAGAAATCAAAAATAAATAATTAAATTTTACAAAATGACTGAAAATAAAAATAACCCGCTTTTGTGTAATCCTGAAACAGGAGTATGTGAAATTCCTGAAACAGAGATGAATAATAATTATAAAACAGAATCTATTCGGGATAAGCCTCTTAAGCTTATTTATTTTACCGATCCAATTTGTTCTTCTTGTTGGGGAATTGAACCGCAGCTGAGGAAACTAAAATTAGAATACGAAAACATTCTGGATATAGAATACCATATGGGCGGGCTTTTACCAGACTGGAGTTACAACAGTGGGGGGATTAGCAAGCCTTCAGATGTTGCGCATCATTGGGATGAGGTTAGTGTGTATTATGATATGCCGATTGACGGTGATGTCTGGCTGGAAGATCCTCTGAATTCATCTTATCCGCCTTCTATTGCTTTTAAAGCGGCAGAAATGCAGGATAAAGATAAAGCAATAGATTTCTTAAGAATACTGAGAGAAATGGTTTTTCTGAAGAAGAAGAATATTACCAAATGGGAACATATAACCATGGCTGCCGAAGAAACGGGATTGGATGTTATAAAATTAAAAACAGATTTTGAAGGAGATGCAAAGAAGTTTTTTGAAGATGATCTGAAGTTAGCAAGAGATTATGGTGTTCGAGGATTTCCGACCATATTTATACATAATAAATCAGGGGAGAAGGATATGATCTATGGTACTAAACCCTATTCATTATTTGAAGCTGCAATTCTAATGCTTGATCCCAGTGCTGTTAAAAAAGAATATAGTAAAAACCAGGAAGTTCTTTTCTCAAAATACAATTCGTTAACTGCCAGAGAATTTTCTGAATTATCCGGAATATCCCATAATGAGAGTGAGAAATATCTGGATGAACTTACTGATAATGGGATTTTAGAAAAATTAATGACTAAAAATGGATCTCTGTGGATTAAAAGATCTTCTGACAAAATATAAATAAGAATAGATTTAATTATTTGTTTTTCAGTTGTTTGTTGTTTTCAGGTGTAGAATTTACTAAATGCAATATAGTTGCAGTCTACCATAAACGGCCTTAAAATCGAAAATTTCTATAAAATTATTGTAACAATTTGAACTAAATTTGGACTCTTTAGTCATATTGAGACTTTAATCAATTTAATTCTAATTTTATAATGAAGAAGAGAAACATGTTTTTGCTTACCATGCTTACGGCAGGAAGCATGGCTTTTGCTCAAGA is a window encoding:
- a CDS encoding winged helix-turn-helix transcriptional regulator, which gives rise to MTTNISNKNNESCPAEELLKLLSGKWKPQIFRLATESPLRFSSLLRQIEGSNKQSIATALKELEAEGLLVKNIIKLKPLHIEYTLSERGKLMLPVFQQLENLR
- a CDS encoding ClpXP adapter SpxH family protein, whose protein sequence is MTENKNNPLLCNPETGVCEIPETEMNNNYKTESIRDKPLKLIYFTDPICSSCWGIEPQLRKLKLEYENILDIEYHMGGLLPDWSYNSGGISKPSDVAHHWDEVSVYYDMPIDGDVWLEDPLNSSYPPSIAFKAAEMQDKDKAIDFLRILREMVFLKKKNITKWEHITMAAEETGLDVIKLKTDFEGDAKKFFEDDLKLARDYGVRGFPTIFIHNKSGEKDMIYGTKPYSLFEAAILMLDPSAVKKEYSKNQEVLFSKYNSLTAREFSELSGISHNESEKYLDELTDNGILEKLMTKNGSLWIKRSSDKI